In a genomic window of Nostoc sp. UHCC 0870:
- a CDS encoding DUF4330 domain-containing protein — MAILDSKGRLFGKINILDLFAGLVILLVIFGIFVFPGTSGSVAQIGAKKTPIEVDLVVRGLNVRDPQQLSEQGFKTGGKTKVIIRNQPYGEIGIKSVKVLPRTLTVGQPDGSVKELPDPRTNNFSTDMLLTLEDQAEVTKDGPVLGNSKVKIGMPFELEGFNYNFNASVIDVRLKK, encoded by the coding sequence ATGGCTATTTTAGATTCCAAAGGTCGCTTGTTCGGCAAAATCAATATACTCGACTTATTTGCTGGTTTAGTTATTCTGTTAGTAATATTTGGGATTTTCGTCTTTCCGGGTACTAGTGGTTCTGTAGCTCAAATTGGGGCTAAAAAAACGCCTATAGAGGTAGATTTAGTCGTGCGTGGCTTGAATGTGCGCGATCCTCAGCAGTTATCTGAGCAAGGTTTTAAAACAGGCGGTAAAACTAAAGTCATTATTCGCAATCAGCCTTACGGTGAGATTGGGATTAAATCTGTGAAAGTGCTACCTAGAACTTTAACAGTTGGTCAACCAGATGGTTCGGTCAAGGAATTACCAGACCCCAGAACAAATAATTTTAGTACAGATATGCTCTTGACTTTAGAAGATCAAGCAGAAGTTACTAAAGATGGCCCCGTTTTAGGTAACAGCAAGGTGAAAATTGGTATGCCTTTCGAGTTAGAAGGCTTTAATTACAACTTTAATGCCTCTGTTATCGATGTGCGATTAAAGAAGTAA
- the fghA gene encoding S-formylglutathione hydrolase: protein MNNLHLISEYKNFDGKLGFYSHYSSVCNSEMRFAVYQPPQVNQKQVPVLYFLSGLTCTEENFIVKAGAQRYAAEYGLMLVAPDTSPRNTGIRGEDDDWDFGTGAGFYVDATEAPWKSHYQMYSYVVEELPGVIAANFPVQAENQGIFGHSMGGHGALVCAMRNPNLYKSVSAFAPIVAPMGCPWGQKAFNGYLGSNQASWRAYDASELVQQVGYHSSILIDQGTADQFLTGQLLTEVFAQACKSVNQPLNLRYQVGYDHSYYFIASFVEDHIRHHAIAFGLIPN, encoded by the coding sequence ATGAATAATCTTCATCTCATCTCTGAGTATAAAAATTTTGATGGTAAACTCGGTTTTTACTCTCATTACTCCTCAGTCTGTAATAGCGAAATGCGTTTTGCTGTCTATCAGCCACCACAAGTTAACCAAAAACAAGTACCAGTTCTCTATTTTCTCTCTGGTTTGACTTGCACTGAAGAAAATTTCATAGTTAAAGCTGGGGCGCAACGCTATGCGGCTGAGTACGGTTTGATGTTGGTTGCACCGGATACTAGCCCCCGTAATACTGGTATTAGGGGTGAGGATGACGACTGGGATTTTGGTACAGGTGCGGGTTTTTATGTGGATGCGACTGAAGCACCTTGGAAATCTCACTATCAAATGTATAGTTATGTCGTGGAAGAATTACCGGGTGTAATTGCTGCTAATTTTCCCGTGCAAGCCGAGAATCAGGGGATTTTCGGTCATTCAATGGGTGGACATGGGGCGTTAGTATGTGCTATGCGAAATCCCAATTTATATAAATCTGTATCAGCCTTTGCACCGATTGTTGCACCTATGGGTTGTCCTTGGGGACAGAAAGCTTTTAATGGTTATCTAGGTAGCAATCAAGCCAGTTGGCGTGCTTATGATGCTAGTGAATTGGTGCAGCAAGTTGGTTATCATAGTTCAATTTTGATTGATCAAGGTACTGCTGATCAATTTCTCACGGGGCAATTACTCACGGAAGTATTTGCACAGGCTTGTAAAAGTGTTAACCAGCCTCTAAACTTACGGTATCAAGTAGGCTATGACCACAGTTATTATTTCATTGCTAGTTTTGTAGAGGATCATATTCGCCATCATGCGATCGCTTTTGGTTTAATTCCAAATTAA
- a CDS encoding Tab2/Atab2 family RNA-binding protein: protein MSLVWQADFYRSPHKDTAGHTLWELLICDATRSFEYTATCSQSEANASWLTAQIEQAAGEKLPDVIQVFRPQSLSLLEVAGRNLGINIKPHRQTLALKQWLQEKQYPLAIDKPPPLPLPENLWGEEWRFATIPAGDIVDLFSDRPMPILSVPESLQPINLGLASTVAIPGVVIFGGRRSLRLAQWIQSAHPVSLNYIAGAPDGLVLEAGLVDRWILVTFDDPEVAAAAKVYEQRKQHSRGLHFLIVQPDDSGMTYSGFWLLQAEVSISSQD from the coding sequence ATGAGTCTGGTTTGGCAAGCTGATTTTTATCGTAGTCCTCACAAAGATACCGCAGGACATACTTTATGGGAGTTGTTGATTTGTGATGCAACTCGCAGTTTTGAGTATACAGCTACTTGTTCCCAGTCAGAAGCTAACGCAAGTTGGTTAACTGCCCAAATTGAGCAAGCGGCTGGTGAAAAATTACCAGATGTTATCCAGGTGTTTCGTCCTCAGTCTTTGAGTTTACTTGAAGTAGCTGGGCGGAATTTAGGGATCAACATCAAGCCTCACCGCCAAACCTTGGCTTTGAAACAATGGTTGCAAGAGAAGCAATATCCCCTAGCTATAGATAAGCCACCCCCTTTACCATTACCGGAAAACCTCTGGGGGGAAGAGTGGCGGTTTGCGACAATTCCGGCGGGTGATATTGTCGATTTGTTTAGCGATCGCCCCATGCCGATTTTGTCTGTGCCAGAATCTCTACAACCGATTAATTTGGGTTTAGCATCAACAGTGGCTATTCCTGGTGTGGTAATTTTTGGTGGCAGGCGATCGCTTCGTCTAGCACAATGGATACAATCAGCCCATCCTGTATCACTCAACTATATTGCCGGTGCGCCAGATGGTTTAGTTTTAGAAGCTGGTTTAGTAGATAGATGGATTTTGGTTACTTTTGATGATCCAGAAGTAGCGGCGGCGGCGAAAGTTTATGAACAGCGCAAACAGCACAGCCGAGGACTGCATTTTTTAATAGTACAACCTGATGATTCTGGAATGACCTACAGTGGTTTTTGGTTGTTACAAGCAGAAGTTTCTATCTCTAGTCAGGATTAG
- a CDS encoding M48 family metallopeptidase, with product MNNRKGLVANYHLWRRRWFYPLISVAVAVSLCLSTPLPGRAIDLLPLLFRGAQILQLSNISDRQEVELGAQMNQELRREIKLNRNPEINRYVEQIGRRIVANSDRPNLPATFQVVEDNAINAFATTGGFIYVNTGLMKAADNEAELASVMAHEWGHIGGKHLVKQMQQKALASGVATAAGLDRNNAVGIGVELALNRPRSRQDEFDADRRGLRALTRAGYAPSGMVSFMRKLLKNSGSVPTVLSTHPATSDRINALQTAINRQPSNGRDGLDAAAYRANIRSVL from the coding sequence ATGAATAACAGGAAAGGCTTGGTAGCAAATTATCATCTATGGCGGCGACGCTGGTTTTATCCGTTAATTTCGGTAGCAGTCGCTGTGAGTCTGTGCCTAAGTACACCTTTACCTGGAAGGGCTATAGATTTATTACCACTGTTATTCCGGGGAGCGCAAATACTTCAGCTCTCAAATATATCCGATCGCCAGGAAGTAGAGCTAGGCGCACAAATGAATCAGGAATTACGCAGGGAAATTAAACTTAACCGTAATCCTGAAATTAATCGCTATGTAGAACAAATTGGTAGGCGCATAGTAGCAAATAGCGATCGCCCAAATCTTCCCGCAACATTCCAGGTGGTCGAAGATAATGCTATCAATGCCTTTGCAACTACGGGGGGTTTTATTTATGTCAACACAGGTTTAATGAAAGCCGCAGACAATGAAGCGGAACTCGCCAGTGTGATGGCTCATGAATGGGGTCATATTGGTGGTAAACATTTAGTCAAACAAATGCAGCAAAAAGCACTAGCTAGTGGTGTGGCTACAGCTGCGGGTTTAGATCGCAATAACGCCGTGGGAATTGGTGTAGAACTAGCACTCAACCGTCCCCGCAGTCGCCAAGATGAATTTGATGCTGACAGGCGTGGGTTAAGAGCCTTAACACGTGCTGGCTATGCTCCATCGGGTATGGTAAGTTTTATGAGAAAATTGCTGAAAAATAGCGGTTCTGTGCCGACAGTTTTAAGCACGCACCCAGCAACTAGCGATCGCATTAATGCCTTGCAAACCGCCATCAATCGTCAACCTAGTAATGGACGTGACGGATTGGACGCTGCGGCTTATCGTGCTAATATCCGTTCAGTTTTGTAG
- a CDS encoding metallophosphoesterase family protein, with the protein MSETSQRRIVIGDVHGYYEGLMRLLEAIAPASDDQVYFLGDLIDRGPQSSQVVDLVRQNNYQCLLGNHEQMLVNILTSENVPLALMQAWLHSGGQATIASYPDTTISPEHLDWFKSLPTYIDLGDIWLTHAGVDPKKLLKEQTAEQLCWIRGEFHSIEQPYFTDKLIVIGHTITFTFPGVNPGQLAQGRGWLDIDTGAYHPRSGWLTGFDINNNLIYQANVFNNDLRILPLSEVVVEVEPSKIIARRSQQRA; encoded by the coding sequence ATGAGCGAAACTAGTCAACGTCGAATAGTTATTGGGGATGTGCATGGCTACTATGAAGGATTAATGAGATTATTAGAAGCGATCGCTCCTGCTTCGGATGACCAAGTATATTTTTTGGGAGATTTAATTGATCGTGGCCCCCAGAGTTCACAGGTAGTGGATTTAGTTAGGCAAAACAATTACCAATGTCTACTAGGCAACCACGAGCAGATGTTAGTAAATATTCTGACTAGTGAAAATGTCCCTCTAGCCTTAATGCAAGCATGGTTACATAGTGGTGGACAAGCAACTATAGCCAGCTACCCAGATACGACTATTTCGCCAGAACACTTAGATTGGTTCAAGAGTTTACCTACCTATATTGACTTAGGGGATATATGGCTAACTCATGCTGGAGTTGACCCTAAAAAGTTGCTTAAGGAACAAACCGCCGAGCAGCTTTGCTGGATCAGAGGAGAATTTCACAGCATAGAACAGCCATACTTTACTGATAAGCTGATTGTTATTGGTCATACCATTACCTTTACTTTCCCTGGTGTAAACCCTGGACAATTAGCTCAAGGCAGGGGATGGTTAGATATAGATACTGGAGCTTACCACCCTCGTAGCGGGTGGTTGACTGGATTTGATATAAATAATAATTTAATTTATCAAGCTAACGTTTTTAATAACGATCTGCGTATTCTACCCCTATCAGAAGTAGTAGTTGAGGTTGAGCCATCTAAAATAATCGCCCGCCGCAGTCAGCAGCGAGCGTGA
- a CDS encoding helix-turn-helix domain-containing protein, whose protein sequence is MSNILNYIEENPKQTQRLIGLEYEQLQQLIINGERLYHEKKALLESKKVRIIAGGGGRKPKLSISEQIILTLVYLRHLTTFQLLGIQFEVSESTANDTFNYWLPNLRELLPSSLLEQVKKKRF, encoded by the coding sequence ATGAGCAATATACTGAATTACATTGAAGAGAATCCTAAACAAACCCAAAGGTTAATAGGTCTGGAATATGAACAGTTACAACAATTAATCATAAATGGGGAAAGATTATATCATGAAAAAAAAGCTTTACTGGAATCTAAGAAAGTGAGAATTATTGCTGGTGGAGGAGGTCGGAAACCAAAATTATCTATTTCTGAACAAATCATTTTAACTTTAGTGTATCTCCGACATCTGACAACCTTTCAACTTCTAGGTATTCAGTTTGAAGTAAGTGAGTCTACAGCCAACGATACGTTTAACTATTGGTTGCCTAACTTGCGAGAATTACTGCCATCAAGTTTGCTTGAACAAGTAAAAAAAAAACGCTTCTGA
- a CDS encoding DUF2470 domain-containing protein, producing MSDQFSPEISSRICNHMNEDHANAVLLYAKFFGGASQATAAQMLAIDAQGMDLTAQTNGESLPIRIQFDHVLADSEDAHHTLIAMVTQARVEAKG from the coding sequence ATGTCAGATCAGTTTTCTCCTGAGATTAGTTCGCGCATCTGCAACCACATGAACGAGGATCATGCTAACGCTGTGCTGCTTTACGCAAAATTTTTTGGCGGAGCATCCCAAGCAACCGCAGCGCAAATGCTAGCAATTGATGCTCAAGGTATGGACTTAACCGCACAAACCAATGGCGAAAGTCTCCCTATTCGCATCCAGTTTGATCATGTTTTAGCAGATTCAGAAGATGCTCATCATACTTTGATCGCAATGGTGACGCAAGCACGGGTAGAAGCCAAGGGCTAG
- a CDS encoding HARBI1 family protein, with amino-acid sequence MLTEYELIVDSYEQVRERPRDNDEQKKYFSGKKSNHTFKTQMIILPDASDIVDVVAGEPGPKSDITLFREYRSEFDAKQRFKGDKAYLGEDLITTPIKKPRNQELTTEQKEQNKIFSSKRIFVEHRIRSVKIFRVVQERFRLNTRKYKQVILTICGLVRLRIRGLILPLEISAISSG; translated from the coding sequence ATGCTCACAGAATATGAATTAATAGTAGATAGCTATGAACAAGTCAGAGAAAGACCTAGAGACAATGATGAACAAAAGAAATATTTTTCAGGTAAGAAGAGTAATCATACATTTAAAACTCAAATGATTATTTTACCTGATGCTAGTGATATCGTTGATGTTGTGGCAGGTGAACCTGGTCCAAAAAGCGATATAACTTTGTTCCGAGAATATCGTTCAGAGTTTGATGCCAAACAAAGATTTAAAGGAGATAAGGCATATCTTGGAGAAGATTTAATTACAACTCCAATTAAGAAACCAAGAAATCAAGAACTAACAACTGAACAGAAAGAACAGAACAAAATATTTTCATCTAAACGAATCTTTGTTGAACATCGAATACGGTCAGTCAAAATCTTTCGAGTTGTCCAAGAGAGATTTAGGTTAAATACCCGCAAATATAAGCAAGTAATTTTGACGATTTGTGGGCTAGTAAGGTTACGGATTCGAGGGCTAATATTACCATTAGAAATATCAGCTATATCATCAGGTTAA